Below is a window of Apis mellifera strain DH4 linkage group LG15, Amel_HAv3.1, whole genome shotgun sequence DNA.
tcaaacaCAAACACTTTCTCTTTACGATCGATTTTCAAATGATATTCAgtttacaaaaaattcaatttttttttttatttataataaaattgtttattataagttaattTTCCGAAGCTTTGTCTCCTGCAGTTGCAGCAGTTTGATCTTCCGTCGAGCCGCATACTAAGAAGGGTAGTTTTTCTTTCAACGCAGCTCTATATTTTGGATGGctgtatatgaaatataaaacaatattattattttcaattcaaggtaacattaaaaattttaaaatacttatacaTACCTAATTCCATAAACAATAGGATTATATATTGCATTCGCTTTTGCAAAGAGGGAACCCCATATTGTGAAAAGGGGTGTGATAagagatcgattaaaaattccaatataattaatcacaaGATATGGTGTCCATGCCATAAACCATAACGATATTGTCGTTAGCGCTacctgtaaaataaaaatatatccgtaatatatgtacatatataatagtttaaattatttttatgtatataaaatctattcatattctattcattatatcctatttaaattaataaatatttttgaatattcttaaaaatataatataccttTGCTAATTTCGCTTCAGCGCTAGTGTTTTGATTATCTCCAGATCGTAAAGAAGtgacattcattttttttgctTGTTCTTTCATTGCTTTTTCATGAGCCGCAACAGCCTATAAAATGgtgatgtatataattaattacaattataattataaattaattataaatatattaaaattaattataaatataaattaaaaatgtttaattccaATACATTTAccgaaacgataaaataataactgtAAATAATAGTGAATAATGGAGTGTAATatacgaaaaaagaataaactaatatatatgatttgaaAGTCCAATCTTGACTAAGATAATCCGTTCCGCATGCTGTCATATTACCTTCCGGAAcgtatctaatttataaatacaatatgataattattaaagatatttattatttcttatttaacaatagaagaatttttaacatttttaaagttaaaatattacctATTCCATCCTACTAAAGGTAAAATTGTCCATATTAAACCAAAAAGCCAAATACCTAAAATTTGAAGCATAGCTCTTTTGATAGTAAGAGGTGTTCCAGACATaccctaaaaatttttttattatattatttttataatgttagtatatctatttatatataaatatatatgaatatatacttttactaTAACATTATATCTATCTAAAGCAATAGCTGTCATAGTCCATATAGAAGCACATCCACATAATGATCCAACCATTGCATAAATATCACACATTAAGCTacctaaataaaaatcattattttaatataaagatttgcAAAGAAAgactcaaatatttttaaaattataaataaatatatctatttttttcttaccaaGAACCCATGTTTCATAAAAACAACAAATTACCATAGGCGGACACATAAAACCCATCATAATAAAATCAGAGAAAGCAAGATTTACCACAAGAAGATTACTTGGTGTTCTTAGAGATGGTgtcattataaatacataaaccACTACACCATTTCCACACCATCCCATAATACctaatataatcataactAAACCTAAGATTTTATGCCATAATGGATCCAATGGTGGAAATTGATACctgcattttaaaatataataatacaatataaatataaatacctagatttttttctattttacaaaaaataaattaccaatataaatcaattaaatgtaACATCTCTTCAGGTACTTTACTAACAActgtttgattattaaaacgcATCAATTGTCTTGCAAATTGTGGTCCTGTGGTAGTTAAGGTAGAAATGTTTGAAGGCAtaacttcaataaaaaaagaagttgttatatttaatgtatccattatttactaaatttacaaataaaatttaaaactacaCAAAAACTAGAGAAAACTACACATTCTCCTTTTACACTTAACTGTTCATATCTTACTATAACTATGAACGCATTagtcttcttttatatattcagtaagataaaatccaataaagttatccaataaaatattcaaataaattcatatgtagtttgaataatgtatttatattactattatgtaAGTGTTAGAATAGTATGACATGAGTActgtcattttaaatttaaaataatctagtcaaaatgaaactttacatatgcttttgaattttagttaaaatgatcaatataaattcatatttaaatcatatgatgtattattttaatgtacaattaaaaatgacttaaaaatattttataatatctatatactttattgcataaaatttaattacattacacACAtagtattatcattttatgacTCTTGAAAGTCTACGAATATGTTGACTGTATCCTTCTTGTACAGCTTCTTCTAATTGTTGtgttatatatgataaattaataggaTCAGTTTGAAGTAATAtatgttcaatattttcatccttatcagaattttttatagataaatccAAAGTAATAAGTGGAGCAACTTGCTTTAATAATGTTCTTGAtgcaatctataaaaaatatattatatataaaatataaaaatttaatatattaaagatacatTGTCCAATATAACACCTGTACTTCAAATCTCCATTCCATATCATGATATTTTGGTAATTTAAATCCAATATTCTTGAGTGTAtctaatatttcatcttttttaacattatataatttacttaatataatttcctgCTGTTCTGAAAAACCTAAAGATATTATAGAATCTCTAAAATCTTCAGAGTTtaactgaaaaatttaaatatttaattaaatattttataaattaacagaaatatatataagtcgttacaatttatattacctTATATCTACAACtctctattaataaattaacaagtCCTTCaactgaatttttaattaaatttacttcaacttctaatttttctgaaaatcaatataatttatcaataatacaaagaattttttcttttaactattaatataaaaatacttacgaGCTGctgcattatataatttaatatttggtcCTTTTTGCAAATAATCTAAAGctaatttgcaaaaatcttgtaaaactaaaaaagatatgtataaatatatgattattttaaaatgaaatcaataaaattttacatacctTGCGGTGTATACTCTGTAAGAAGTAATACATGTTTCTTATGATCTggttttaatgttaataacatatttcactttattaaaattaatattgtataattatttgttaaatttcatatataaataataaaatttttaatcttacaaTTTACAAGCATTTGTCAAACCgccatatttataatatacttacttATACTTAGTATCGATCTATATTTGtatctataaaaatgaaaatttatattacgagaattaataaataaatttaatttttatttattctttcataaaaaatgaaatttataatataataagttgtagaatgtaatatatttaatataaattgttattaaaacatttaatagaGACACACATAATGTTAGGTTAAAtgactttaatataaattttatacaaatttatatctaaaaaaaatgatttttaaatatcaaataataatattattatatatatatatatattaataaaatattataaaattatttttaggttttgtttattattattattattattattgttgttgttattattacaattaaataaataaaataataattgcttcacaagaaatttattaacaaatttaattagaaataagaataatcacATTTgtgattatacaattttttttgttctctgATATTGATATAACAAAAAGCGACAAcgctataattatttcatatgtgAAATTATGCTTTTGGTTGAGAAAATGATGCCTTTATTTGAGCTTGTTGAAACATCTgttgatatttttccaatgtttCACGATGTGTATCTTGTTTTTTATCTAATGTagttatcaattcctccactcttttcctaaaattataatatatattatattataaatcatttgtgCTCGTCTTATATATatgacaatatttttcttgtctcttatatttaattcatagacatataattaataacttacAATTCAGAGGAGATATATTCCATTCGTTTAGCAACATTTTGCTTTGCTTCTTCTACATCCTGTTTAATGAGAACTGgtccaattaatttaaaaacatcatCTTCTGATTTTAAGAgatctaattctttttttacagcaatattttcatttaattgtcCATCCAACTGCTGTCTTTGACTCAATGCTTTGTGGAAATCTGATACAAACAGAATCTATGTGTGTACAAGgcagttaattaattataattgcatataaaacatataaaaaatataatttatataagaaaatcaataaaataccTTTTTGAACTTGTTTATACTTGTCTAActctgtttttaaatttttttgaatttcttctgTCATATTCGtctgaaatagaaaattattaattattaatataacgataaaataataattatttaataattaattataataatataaaatataaatatccaatacattccaaatattaaatatattttattataatgaataagcAAACATAATTTTCCTAATTCATAAGGTTCATTACAATTGTCTTGCATTTTACtaacttttcattttaaacatATCATACCATATTGGGATAATGTTCCGTAACAATCTTTTccacaaattatattactaatatttgttaacaaagaataaaagaagtagaaaattttgtaaagtatatcgatattctttctaattaaatttgcttaacctattttattttaaccctTCTTAATGTTGACTTAAATGTGTTACAGATATACCCcatagtatgtatatattatacaatacatatcctaagatataaatatagttagtACCAAAATATAAgcacgataaatataaaattattttctattttattaacaaaaaataaaatattttatatatattttaaatatatatatatatttttaaattatataattttataatttttattgttttaaattccctagattatattttacaataatcgcAAGATGGTGACACTGCATCACTGTATACAATCATATCTATCATATCTAgttaaattatactatatctTGCATTTAGTTGATAAGCAAGTGTTgcttttatacaaattagaaaaatggaaaCGATTTTAGAACAGCAGCGACGTTATcacgaagaaagagaaagattaaTGGATGCAATGGTCAAAGAAATGCTTTACAAAAAGCCAGGACATAGAGAAAGCATAAATTCAGAACATCGGTTAAAAATGTTACTTGATCAGTATATGGATAGTACTTCGCATTTACAGGATTTATATGAAGATAAAGATGgtcaaagaaaagaagaagtatgttaaatcttttacaatatatttataattcaataataataaatttttattatataggtaCAAGCACTTTCTGGACCGAATGAATTTTCCGAATTTTATTCCAGATTGAAATCTATAAAAGATTTCTATCGTCGACATCCTAATGAAATAAGTATCCCAATGTCTGTAGAATTTGAGGAACTAGCTAAAATGAGGGAAAACCCAACAGAAGAACTTTCAAATCTTGTTGAATTTACAGATGAAGAAGGTTATGGCAAATATCTTGATCTTCATGaatgttatgaaaaatatataaatcttaaaggaatagaaaaaatagattatattacatatttatcaacttttgatcatttatttgatataccaagagaaaggaaaaatgctGAATATCAAAAGTATGTGGAatctttattagaatatttgattgattatttaagTAGAGTTAGACCTTTACTTGATATAAATGCAGAATTGGAGGAAGCAAGCAAACAATTTGAAACAGAATGGGAAAATAGCACATTTCCAGGATGGCCAAAAGAAACTGGTAGTGCTTTAACTCATGTAGGTGCCCATTTAGAACTTTCTGCTTTTTCTTCATGGGAAGAGCTTGCATCTCTTGGTTTAGATAGATTAAAATCAGCATTAATGGCTTTGGGTTTAAAATGTGGTGGTACATTAGAAGAAAGAGCTCAAAGACTTTTTAGTACAAAAGGAGAAGCATCTTTGGATCCAAATTTACTAGCTAAAAgtagtaaaaatagaaaatctggaaagggaagaaattcTGAAAAGCAAAAAGAAATTGCATATTTAGAATCTCATGTATATAAACTTGCAGAATTGGTATCAACTCAACGTGTAGCCACAAAAGAAAATGTTCAAAGAAAACAAGCTAGAACAGAAGGTGAAAGAGGAGATTCTGATGCTGAAGCTAGTGCTAGTGaatcagaagaagaagatgataaTGAAGTTCCTTATAATCCCAAAAATCTTCCTCTTGGTTGGGATGGCAAACCAATACCATATtggttatataaattacatggcttgaatattagttataattgtgaaatatgtggaaattttacatataaaggACCAAAAGCTTTTCAAAGACATTTTGCAGAATGGAGACATGCACATGGTATGCGTTGTCTTGGTATTCCAAATACTGCACATTTTGCCAATGTGACACAAATAGAAGATGCCTTAGCTTTatgggaaaaattaaaagctcAGAAACAAGCAGAACGTTGGCAGccagaacaagaagaagaatttgaagATTCTCTTGGAAATGTTGTTAATCGTAAAACATATGAGGATTTAAAAAGACAAGGtctattatagatatattttatcatattacaaAGCATCGTACATTTCATTTGTATACTTAATatctgttatttatattatctgtaatatcataaataaaaattatttatataaattctaagcagtatttctgaaatattttaatatttattctgataaatttgaagttgaatgtatatttataaattgtaataacttATGCTccttttaaatgtaaataatataattaataaaaaaaattactttttttactaatttaattattaaataaaattattgaataaaaattttaaaaattatttaaagttaaaatatagaaaacacttataaaaaaaaaatatacatttttatgaaaagattgtaaataatatatttaaattataaaccaagtttaaatttcttttttcaatttaatttaatttcactatcgtatttttaatattaaaattatatttctatttttaaaaaaaaagtacattttttaaaacaaaacttactattcattaattaaatattcatttattaaacagGGACTTTaagattctttaaatatttctttgaccAATGAGAATGCAGTAATTTTATACCCAGAAATTATAGAGCGCGTGGTTTGCTTCATTTTCTAGAGATGAATACctcttatgttattttataacgtGTCTTGTAACCGAAACTTTCCGATTATAGGTaggaaatattctaatttattatcaatttcctttgtgattatatcatttatagtatcaataaaatataattcagagaaaaatttatcaattgtgtaaataatttatatataattttaaatgtataattttaaatgttatcatATCACATTGAATTCGATTAGAAGCACGATGTTTCAGCGACGTGATTAAAACCACGTGCTTCGAAAGAcacatcatttttataaaaatgatatataatgtgagcatttatcaaaataattttattgtattaatttgtataatcattttaatagtttcatttttttttcttaatagaggtagttaaataattttgaaaaaatataaattgggaaatacaattttttattactatcgtAAAGAGGCATGCTGAAACAGAATGACGGAATTCGTAGATGGTTGGATATTTGGACACACTCTAGGAGAAGGTGCTTTTGGCGAGTatgttcatatttttaatttgtgtaatcatgaattaattattaaatgattaaatataaaaaatttttgtacttcagaaaattaataatattttatatttttttattttttttctttattatgattatcacatattattatcattaaatttgattcttaTTTTCAGAGTAAAAttggttataaataaatctacagGTGAAGCTGTTGCTATGAAAATGATAGACTTAGAGAAGCATCCAGATGCCCATCATACTGTTCGCAAAGAAACTACAATTCATCGTATGCTCTCTAATCCTAATATTATACAGTATTTTGGAAAGCGTAGTGAACCtaatatggaatatatatttttggaatatgcTTCAGGTGGAGAACTTTTTGATAGAATTGGTAAGATAttctgtttataaattataaaataaaattctattgttaataaatctattcctttaattaaaatagaaccTGATGTTGGTATGCCAATATGGGAAGcacagaaatatttcaaacagtTGATTTCTGGTATAGAATATCTTCATAGTAAAGGTATTGCTCACAGAGATTTGAAGCcagaaaatttgttattagatGAACATGATAATTTGAAAGTTTCTGATTTTGGCATGGCAACAATATATCGTTTACAAGGCAAAGAACGTTGTTTAGAAAAAAGATGTGGAACATTACCATATGTTGCCCCAGAAGTATTATTACGTCCCTATCATGCAGAACCAGCTGATATATGGTCATGTGGTATAATTCTTGTTGCTTTATTGACTGGAGgtaatttttaaaggaaaatttatttaagattattgtttaaattattttttaaaaataaatttaaataggtagtaacatttaaataatattataataaaaaaactgtaaaaatattgaaaatgttatttaattattcaattcaattatagtcagaaatataatatacaaattattatcaataataatcaatgatCACAATTGTATTTGTAAAATGCAGATTGCTGTAATCTTTAGTCTGATGGTTTAGGTCTAATATGTAACTTACATTTCTTAGTTTTTAACTGGTCCATATCTAAACTATAGAACTGCCTTGGGATCAGTCCTTGGCAGAGTGTCCAGAGTATATGGCATGGAGAGATGGAAAATACATGTCTCTTACACCAtggaaaaaattggataattctTCATTGTctctgataaaaaatattcttatgcaTTCACCACAATCCAGATTtactataaagaatattaaacaaCATAGGTGGTTCATCAAAAAATTCCAGAAAGGTAtgcatcaaaatatataatatataaatatataaaatatctttattttttattgtataacatCTATGAAAAAATTCAGTAAGTAAGgtcaaacaaatatttactttGTCAGGTACTGAGTGACTCTGAGTATACATTAAATTACTCAAAGCAGCTTGGTACCTAACTGAGTGGATATTGAAtacaacaatttttgaaaaataaagtaagtatataataattttattttaattatggttattaaacattgaataaatatattcaaataaaattaatattaataaatataataatttttcaagactGTCAAAGCTTTTGCCTTTACTTTGGTAATATAGctctatgattttaattaaggaTCATAAAGCTAGATTACCAAAGCAAAGAGCACTAGCATTATACAtccaaataaaacattaaaaatttcaattgataaaaaaatatttatattattattaatttttttttacttttttgtaatttaattttgtttataaagcatataaattataagcatgtgtaaatgatataataaaaatcttgtatATAATAGCTGGCAATATAGAAGGATATATTCGACCTGATGAAACTGATTCGAGACAAATAATAGAAGACGAAAATTTAACACGATTTTGTTTATCGCAACCTGAATTACCTGCGATAGAAAATACTAATACAGtggaaattaatttggaaGAACGGCCCGGATTTTCATTTTCGCAACCTGCACATATAGAAGATTTATTGTTATGTACACAAGTACAAACGAAACAATTTACTCAAACGAGtcaagtaatatattttttatgacgcatattgatatacataaaaaatactaatttataattcataattttttatatattttatagcaaAATACTTTCCAACGACTGGTGCGAAGAATGACAAGATTTTTCGTTAAAACAGAATTGGAAACAACtgtgaaaagattaataaattgtttaaaagatgaaaattatacatatcgcATTAGTAATTTTGGCACagtaagttaaaattattcaaatctgaaattatcttatatattacaatatcaattaagattataaataatttgtatgattatctttttatagatAACTATATCAGGTGTTGATAGAAGAAAGATGCCTTTAGTTTTTAAAGCAAATATCGTTGaaatggatggaaaaatattagttgATTTTCGATTATCTAAAGGTTGTGGTTTAGAATTTAAACGAagattcgtaaaaattaaatctttattagaagatattatattaaagggTCCTGTTACATGGCCAATTGCTGTTGCAACTGAATGCATGccttaattatgtataattaagttttttaataaatttttttatatcctttCAAAaacgagttttattttattttatatattgtgctAGCTAAGATGAAATAGATTCataatagaattttgtatttcattaaaatataaatcatattgtatttttgaaaaaaaatgaaagtataTGTATTCTTAACttcatgttattataatttttattaaggacaaaaaataaaaaaataaacggtacaaagatagaaatagaacaaaaatatgaaaattagtgCCATTTCTATACTGCAAATGAATACACAaggtaaaagaaaaacaaaaataagaattgattttgggtcatttttcaaatgtcaaataaacattatttcaaaaacaaagTAAGATACACTATgaattgagaattttattatcttattttattctattttatctttatgaaGATGTTCTTAATATCCGAAAGATGATGCTATCAGTCAGTTTTTATCTTATGTCTATCCTTTTTTTGTATCTATCTTTCTATCcttattttatgtttcatttgcgATACTCCACATTGATTTcagtatttttatcttatctctcTTCTTTATCCTATTCTTTTCTCTTGATGCATAAATGGTTAATTGAACATACTTTTATCACTTTTtcaaaactaaaatatatttttttaatgtaaaaaataatcgttatatttttgagttttacatatatatatatataatatggaatatatatttttggatacaTATGtaacatacatattttttatatacatatgtaaaataataacttgatataatatattttgatataatataattaatataaataaaattatgtgtaAAATgtgcaatatttcatatatgactatggaaaaaatattctataatcatatttatattctaaatgttccatttcttatttataacttcatattattcattcaaatttaggttcaatttcaatcaattataatattgcaattcTAATTCGAATTAGTAGCAATTAAGATAACGCTAAATAATAAGGAAAGATGTTCTAATGCCCGAAGTatggaacaaaaaatatattaaatgttaaatctattttatatatcgctTGTTGGTagtaattaaacttttattattttttatattaacaattaaaatacgaaaaaaaagttttaattattaaacttgtTATACGATGGTAcgtttcgtttttaaaattaacctaattcaaatgttcttttttcatctttaatttttatgcaaaaaaattttcaaaatattttttataataaaatattatcaacatTCATATTGGAATTCATGTTGATATTGACTTgacttttctaataaaaataatttaataaatatcatatattaccACAATGTATATTACGAcagatacatattttatatcaaaaaattttattattcatacattTTATGGTGAAAAAACTGTTTTTTGTTGGGATcaaaataaacttataatatttccatatatgaataacaattatatatctgCCGAAGTTTTAACAGCTCCAGCTCCAATAAAAACTATACAATGTTTTtctgatcgaatttttttaatttgtattccaCGAGGTATTTATAAACTTTCGAGATATCGAGAATTTGCTATTCTTAGTAAAAATGCGATTGGAATGGGTACAGTTTTTTATGAAGTATTAATACCAAGAAATGAATATCTTTATTTGGACAATAAACGAGAAATGACTAATAAAGTATTGTATCAACTTTCTTGTAAGGAAATTGATTCCAGCATGTTATGTATTTATccattaaacataaataatgttGCAGAAGATTTTATGAaagttttaacaaataatgattctactatagaaaatttatgtataattggTGATAAACTAaagattttaacattaataaatgagACTATACAAATAACACATAAtagtatctattttattagagATATAATACCTATACGAAAGAATACTAAAATTggtggattattttttattactactacaaatgctattattataatgtattcacGAGATAATTCacttatttttgaaacaatttatttaagaactCAAATACACACCATTTGTGCTGGTTTTAGTGATTTAACAGAAGACACATTATGGATTGTTTATTCATATGAATCTAATTTATACTAtgcaaaaaaacaattattgactgataatattcatcaaataaaaattcaaaatgaaaacttTACTTGTTTACAATCATATGATTCCAAGATAATCTTAGGTTTAACAATAGATAAGCAATTAAcagaattttctataaatactgTGGAAAAAACATTATCAATAGAGAATGATACTTTGATTAATCTTCATTCTAATATGTTAGAAAATGCTACATTCataatggataaaatttataaaggagCTCAAGAATTACAGACCTTGAATGAGATATTAACAATAGAagaagataaattgaaaagaataaatttatatgctcATAAACACAAGGAACAATtatatccaaaaattataattaattacataaataatcaattgtttttgtcagcaaattttcataatatgttGCCAAAAAATAGTTGGGTTGTTCTTAATGTAAAGTTGCAATGTCAAAATCtattttgtatgaaaaaaatagtagACCAAGAAGCTAtagttgatatttatatacctgaaaatttaacaataaatttttcacaaattttaatagatttagtAGCTTTTAAGGAAGAGAAATATCCTTGGTGTCTTATaagagattatataattaatccttCTCTCGAACAatgtaaacataaaaaaagacgattaaattctaattttatcaattctaaaattgttatgcttcaaacttttatacaagaaggaaatattaatatgaagaaattatctgaaattaaaaagagtttaagaagagaatttaatgattaaatttaaaatttactattttacaATGTCTTAtcagtaataatatattggagCATATGTTAGttgatcaaattaataaaatattaatttactagaaaattaatgaaaaaaatttgataatttgaaaacaaaactgtatctttatttagaatataatatgttggtaaatattttactttgtttttttctcttttcgtatacatatttctattaacATGCAtcgattctataattatacaatatagatTATACAATGTTGT
It encodes the following:
- the LOC552807 gene encoding prefoldin subunit 6 isoform X1 — protein: MTNMTEEIQKNLKTELDKYKQVQKDFHKALSQRQQLDGQLNENIAVKKELDLLKSEDDVFKLIGPVLIKQDVEEAKQNVAKRMEYISSELKRVEELITTLDKKQDTHRETLEKYQQMFQQAQIKASFSQPKA
- the Lop2 gene encoding long wavelength sensitive opsin 2; this translates as MDTLNITTSFFIEVMPSNISTLTTTGPQFARQLMRFNNQTVVSKVPEEMLHLIDLYWYQFPPLDPLWHKILGLVMIILGIMGWCGNGVVVYVFIMTPSLRTPSNLLVVNLAFSDFIMMGFMCPPMVICCFYETWVLGSLMCDIYAMVGSLCGCASIWTMTAIALDRYNVIVKGMSGTPLTIKRAMLQILGIWLFGLIWTILPLVGWNRYVPEGNMTACGTDYLSQDWTFKSYILVYSFFVYYTPLFTIIYSYYFIVSAVAAHEKAMKEQAKKMNVTSLRSGDNQNTSAEAKLAKVALTTISLWFMAWTPYLVINYIGIFNRSLITPLFTIWGSLFAKANAIYNPIVYGISHPKYRAALKEKLPFLVCGSTEDQTAATAGDKASEN
- the LOC413963 gene encoding splicing factor 3A subunit 3 isoform X2, translating into MKIKMVKEKKKLKSIKDFYRRHPNEISIPMSVEFEELAKMRENPTEELSNLVEFTDEEGYGKYLDLHECYEKYINLKGIEKIDYITYLSTFDHLFDIPRERKNAEYQKYVESLLEYLIDYLSRVRPLLDINAELEEASKQFETEWENSTFPGWPKETGSALTHVGAHLELSAFSSWEELASLGLDRLKSALMALGLKCGGTLEERAQRLFSTKGEASLDPNLLAKSSKNRKSGKGRNSEKQKEIAYLESHVYKLAELVSTQRVATKENVQRKQARTEGERGDSDAEASASESEEEDDNEVPYNPKNLPLGWDGKPIPYWLYKLHGLNISYNCEICGNFTYKGPKAFQRHFAEWRHAHGMRCLGIPNTAHFANVTQIEDALALWEKLKAQKQAERWQPEQEEEFEDSLGNVVNRKTYEDLKRQGLL
- the LOC413963 gene encoding splicing factor 3A subunit 3 isoform X1; amino-acid sequence: METILEQQRRYHEERERLMDAMVKEMLYKKPGHRESINSEHRLKMLLDQYMDSTSHLQDLYEDKDGQRKEEVQALSGPNEFSEFYSRLKSIKDFYRRHPNEISIPMSVEFEELAKMRENPTEELSNLVEFTDEEGYGKYLDLHECYEKYINLKGIEKIDYITYLSTFDHLFDIPRERKNAEYQKYVESLLEYLIDYLSRVRPLLDINAELEEASKQFETEWENSTFPGWPKETGSALTHVGAHLELSAFSSWEELASLGLDRLKSALMALGLKCGGTLEERAQRLFSTKGEASLDPNLLAKSSKNRKSGKGRNSEKQKEIAYLESHVYKLAELVSTQRVATKENVQRKQARTEGERGDSDAEASASESEEEDDNEVPYNPKNLPLGWDGKPIPYWLYKLHGLNISYNCEICGNFTYKGPKAFQRHFAEWRHAHGMRCLGIPNTAHFANVTQIEDALALWEKLKAQKQAERWQPEQEEEFEDSLGNVVNRKTYEDLKRQGLL
- the LOC552807 gene encoding prefoldin subunit 6 isoform X2, with the protein product MTEEIQKNLKTELDKYKQVQKDFHKALSQRQQLDGQLNENIAVKKELDLLKSEDDVFKLIGPVLIKQDVEEAKQNVAKRMEYISSELKRVEELITTLDKKQDTHRETLEKYQQMFQQAQIKASFSQPKA